ccttcttcgTTGTGCTTACTTGTCACGGTCATGCCGTATGTAACTAGGAGGGTCCGGGGAATCCACTGCTGTTTCCAGCATCCAACTGACACGGTCATCACGCTTCAAATATTTATGGCTGAGGCTCATTAGTGCAGAAAATGTGGTCCTTACATTTGTAATTGAACACTGTATTAACGTTATGAATACATTTGCTTATGCTGAATGGCGTCAAACTGTAAAAGCTCACGAAAGAAGCTTAATGGCTGTCCTCTTCTTTTAGCTACAGGGagaattttattttctgtttttatagttCATAGTGAGTCAAACTGTGTTCTAAACTTGTCTGTGCGACTTGAATTAAGACCCAGATGTGGTTTGTGCAGGTTCAGAGACGTTTTGGCATGTATCTGTGGAACCGTTTTGGTGACTTTTGGCGAGCTCCctttctaaactaaagaagcaaaatacagacaccaaacaagtcttggctgatcgactgcattTAGGATAAGTGGAAAATCATATTTGATTTGGCGCCAAACTATTCATTTACTGTAGGGCTTCCCTGCTTTAATGGCAGCACAGAAATACTGCAAAAAATACATGgcatctaatatttcccattccGAGGTGGTTGTGTGATTACATGGCTTATTTATGGatattatttacttgttttaagctattttattaagtaaaatccTCTCACTATAAGATAATTTTGCTAATTTATGCACATTTCTTagaagtaaaatgatctgccaatacaGTAAGAATTCAGAGAAATTACTTAATACAAGTAGAAAATGTCTAGCAATAAGATATTAATCTTAtattaagcttacaacaatttcaagaggagaaatattagaaCTATTCACTatttttgagatcattttacttgacacgATGCCATTTTTGCAGTGAATACAGCACCACACCAATGATTAcacttaaaacatgttttattattcaaaaatagccGCAAGATGAGCTAACAGAACTAATCGGATGCTGATGAGGTACAAGGACTCGTCATCTTCTATGCAAGGTTTTCTCTCCTCAGTGCACAAGTTACTTTGTCAGAGAAATTATTTCTCTGTTTCCAGACCAAGCTAAGATCAGCTAGAGCAGTTAGCCCTGTTAGTGATAAAGCCATGCCAGAGCCTTCTCAGTCACATCCTTGGCAGTGTGCTCACATAAAGGCTCTCGTGTCTTATGGTAGCAACAAGTAATACTCAAATATGAGCTGATATTTAACAGTCCAGTTCAAATGAAAAACTAGTTACACTGAATTATTATTTTCGCCGTGATGGAACATAAATACCCGCgcagtgatttcagtattaGAATATTGGCATCTTCAGTGGTTAACTGAGTACTAAAGTACATGTGCACACAACACCTAGTATAAATGACTGGGGAGGAAAAAGGGCATATCGTTACCGTAGGCCACTGGCGTCAGCTTCAACACCGAGTGCAAGGGACACTTCAAGTAAGGCAGCTCCTCTGTGGAAGATACAGAGCCTTGATTAATATAATCAGGCAGTGGGTTCATTCATATAAAATTTACtagtgaaaaacaataaaacatacaatacagagtgcagtgcaGGCTATTAAACTCTAATACTATAAACCAATAACAGTATTAACCATTACAGGTCACAGGATTATACACAACATATTTCAGTAGAAGCCAAAAGTGAACAACCTGTCAATATAGAACGTAAACTGAATGTAATCATGTTATTACGCTGCTGTTTTCCTAGGAAAACAATCGCTGCTATCCGAACAAagcctcttatctccaaaatgagaactagGAGAAAGacttacttttaatggaagtcaatggaaccagacattttaacAAGCCAtgttgggccatttcttttagtccattcatcaccaaattaacacacaatgtgacgggaaacagacattttgaaattatgtcaaaaaacgaaaaacaacaaagatgaagatacatggttttgttctgacagcagcacaaTAATATCTCTAGTCTTGTAcgactacatttcccagaatgCCTAAAACCCAGAAACAAATGTtctaatatttctttttttcctggatTGGGTAAAAAGTAAAATCAGCTGAATGAACCTAAATATAGCCCGTGcttgtccattttttttattagcagAGCTGAAGCGGCTCTTACCTGCCGTCTTGTCCAGGAAGTAGGCGAGTAGGCAGCGCATGACGGCCTGGTGGCAGATAACCAGAACGTTCTCCTGCCGCTCCAGCTCCATGATGACCGGCTCCAGCCGTTGCACCAGGTCTTCATAGGActgaacagaaaacagaaaaaaaaaattcagactcAAACGTGTCAATACAGAACAAAACTGAATGCACAGGTAATTTATTATGCAGTTAACTGTAGTTAATGTTAGGTTATTAAGCTATTCAGTAATGTAAGTAAATTTATGTACAGTTGAATGAAAAAAGTTGGGAGTGCCGGTCAACAACTTCATttatgattttctaagttaacacacacacacacacacacacacacacacacacacaaatatatatacacatatacatacatacatatatgtatatgtgtgtgtgtatatattttatatatatatatatatatatatatatatatatatatatatatatacacacacacacacacacacacacacacacacacacacacacacacacacacacacacacacacacacagttttctgGGCGACCCACCAAAATTCCACTCATCATCACTCATTTTCTACTCAAACTCCAAGTTACTTATTTTTCCAGACTTCTTTTAGTTATACCTTGTAAAATGGTatagtaaataattttaatctagCACAGTGCCAGCAACAATATTTTCAACTAAATCATTTTATAACAGGCCTTGTTTGTACTATTTGTGTACGTTTATTTTCTACAATaaaagtgcatttaaaatctgtttgaggagattaaaaactaattagagcttgtatgcaggacaacAATCTGGGTGGTTTGAGGGTGGAGCAGCTGTAGCAGTCAGTGGGGTGCCGACCTCATCAAGCCAGTGGACTGATGTATGCTTCCTATCTGGTATGGACACTGACACATACGTCCCACTTACCGGTGCATCCATATGAAAAACGTACCCAATGCTTATGTATTTATCCTTTAATGTCGTTGTCAGGGTAACAGGACATCTTTTATCTTTCAGCAAGTAACAATCAATAAAAACTTGCCAAATGAGTACCTTCCAGATGAGCGATCTGAACGGGAGAGAAGGCATGTTTGGGTTGGAGGTAATGGTCTGTGCGCTGCTTTAGCTCGTCCTCACTCACCCTCTCTTACCCTCACTCACACCATTAGGCTCCATAAAAACAACATAATCTCAGCCTACAGGAAAGCCTAACAGGTCTGTTTATCACAGCCCATCTTCATCACTGCCCTCTTGTCTCATAGGAAGATTAACCTGTGTGTAATCATTAGCAGACTAGCCATTAGCCATCTGGCTGCCAATCAGCCACCTGGCTATTCATTAGCATTGTGACAGCAGGCCATGCTCTCAGACTTCCAGGAGCCTCATAAGTTAAATGGAGGAAAGACAAGTGAGCAGATTAATCAGACTTGAATGATAGGCCGGACAGAACTGTGGACACTGTGTACATCAAAGGCTCATCGACATGGACATCTCATAGGATTTAAACAGCAACAGTAGACACCTCAAGTCAGGGGGTCCCAACTGCATCCTAGGGACCTTCATACTTGTGTACTCATTGTATTGCTTCAatgaaatttctgcataaataagtCTTcaagtaaacaaagtaattcagagtggtttgttgcgAATCGCTCTGTTCTAGTGAAACTCAGAACtcttctcagtggtggtgatggaaaccagacatccaaagcatttaatgtaTCTGCAAAGTTTTTACATGAGAATTGTTACGAATTTGCTGCCACgcctgagacgttgttttacaATATGACCTATTCAGGGTGGAGTGGTACcagcagggtgttgtgaggcaaaatagtttcCAAAGAcccccctggttcctatcaccacaggTTTCTCttcaattaaccatttcacagcaaaccactctgaatgacttcatttacatctGAAAGGCTGAATTATACAAGccttgaaaaatcggtggaattgccctttgaGGACGCGACTGAAGGCAGAGATAGCACGACATAAAGGCCAACTAGGCTAACTACTCTAGCAGATGTCAACTACGTCCAGAAACAGTGGAAATATTTCTATCTGACAAAGTAAAATGCTGGCATatcatccactgaggagaaaaggcCTCATTTAAGACGAGAAGTATCAAGTTTTGAACCACTTAGCTGTAGTTTAGCTCATCTGAgcagttttattacatttttatttatttatttatttaacagttttattgccagttttattaaatacaaaaatgacatatttctctctgcttttttgaataaagtcatgtttttaaatgtatttctctGCTTGCTGATCATTTTTGTGTTACTGAATTTTTTAGCCTGCTAACACCAAACCTACACCCCAAAAGATTAGGCTCCAGCCCTATGTTCATTTTGCCTGTAGCATCGATTAATATCAAGACTtactacaaacaaaaaatgcaatGCATAGCGACGGTAATAGTAGCCTTTAAACCACTTCATATGGTTAAGCTTTAGATATTTTACTACTGTGCTAAGAAGGGATTTATTTATAGGCTGTAAATACACAATGTGCCGTTTAGTTTCGTTTGACCTGCCTAAGccaaacacccccacacccctTGATACCACTAATGGAAACCCCCAACTTGTGTTATAATGACATTAACTTAAGAGCATAGAAAGAAAGATTTTAGCGAGGTGACTTTTGCCTTGGGCTCAGCTGGAGCCTAATAAACAAGTGAAAAGTGATTCTCATGTACAGGCGCATTAGTCTTCAAGGTGCTCACCTCTCCTTTAGGATAGCGGTAACGGTACTTGTCCTGATCCCGCAGTGCAAACTCCAGAGGATAGCGCTGCTGGATCTCCTCATACATCAGCTCCTCGCAAACGCCCTGCGGACACAGCACCACACCCATCACACGTCCAGACAAAGGAAACAAACCCATCTGTAGCACCGATGATCTAGTTCAGGCTTTTAGAAATCACTGTCATGACAAATcctgtaacactgagattagtttaaatgaaaatatagaGGGCATAACTTTCGGTTGAGCAGTAGAGGAGTTGAACAGGGCCTTctttatatactgtataaatatataataacgTCTGGCAAACTCATTGACGCATACAATGTGTTTCTAAACAGCATATGTTATGTTTCAGACACAGTATTAGTGCTGGTAACTGTACTGTTGTACTAAATATTATAGTCTCATCCTCAGACTGACTCATACGCACTGATATTCAAAAGATTTCACAACATGATGTGGGGCAAGTactttagattagattagatgagattagattcaactttgTCACTGTACAGAGTAAAAGAGCCAATGAAACTTTGCATTAAACATCTTTCTATAGACGATTTGATTGATTATTTTAAAGGCAATTTGGGCAatttaatgatattttgttgttattgtgatacACACTGAGCATTTCTAAGTATACTGTGAGTACTataagaacactgaccaaccgCATGCTTCATTACAGAGAGCACAATCAGTCCGGTTTagttggatttagtgcagcacagtatgtcAAATGTTGAATAGTAATCGCTGTGTTCATAGTTTTTGAGAGCCGTATTTAAATGTGACGCCACTAGTGTATTTGGTCGGTGTCAAAATATTATGTGTCCTAAAGTAATCTAGCGCAAGATGTTTAGAACCGGGAATTTGCCAGCCaaaatttttaaatcaatatatactattttaataatatatacagatgataaattattattatatgagtAAATTATTTGTAAAGGCAACTATTTGAGGAATTATACATTTGAGGGGTTATGCATACTGGGCCCCCAGGAAATTACGCCTATACTCTAAACTCACAACAGATCACTACAGCAATCTTTGCTGCACTGTGGGGCTGTAGATTGAATCTCATCACAATGAGCTGATTCTTGAGGAAAGAGCATCGTAAAATCTCTTGACTGGATTCCATGTGatttttcagaaatatttttaatgatacACTAATTAAATATAGATGACTGGTGATAATAAAGGCAACATGAGCTTTTTGGGGACATTTTGGtttgaaaatgaacattttatgcTGCACGTGACACCTATATATTATACCATATAGATATGCATTAGAACTTACAGCATCTATTTCATTAAGAGCTTTCCACTGCTCATAGGGAACGCCCAGAGCCTCCGCCGTCTGAATGGTTCTCTTCATCTGACTCGTCCACACCTTCAGGTCACTGATGCCCTGTTTGTGCATGAACTGTCCCAGACAACGGgcaaactgagagagagagatagagagagagagagactgtcaTCCAACACAACAAACAGGATGGAGATGCATGATCTGTAAGGTTTTACAGACAGCCCATTATGGcaatcttattttattaataatgctTTTTTGGATTCCTGTTCCATGTTTGATCCACTTCAACTTTTTGCAAACCTCAGAAAAGCTCAGTGGCCTGTATCTCCCACCTTTACACCCAAAGGACTACTAAACATCCTGATAGCAACTTATACAATGTATAGTATGCACAGTGGCAAAAAGGCAAATACTACGTTCGACTTGGCTCCGAGGTGGAAAGGCGGCGCTCAGAATTACATTGGTTTTTAACCTCCATGTGTTCGGGCTACCTTCTGTATGTTACTTAAACTAAAGCAAATTGGATTTAACAGTAGAGAAGTGGCTCAGAGCTCAGAAATGGCTGAAGGAATCACCACTTGAGGGGgtgttttatttgacttttccCAGTCAGAGGTGGGAAGTTCTGAATGCTGAGCTTCAGTCGAACGCATTAGCAGCATAGtgccaatatatatatatatatatatatatatatatatatatatatatatatatatatatatatatatatatatatatatatatatatatatatatataaacacacacacacacacacacacacacacacttttctatCCTCACCTCCTTTCCCCGGGCCGTAAGACCAGAGTCTCCCCCGATTCGGCCTCTAACGTTGAGCTCACTCTCCCCATGCCGACAAAGGTAGATGGAACGTGGTGTGATGTGAATATTCATGAGGTAATACACAATCCGGCTCTGGATGTGGTCCTGCACCTGGTTCACCAGGTACCGCCGACCCACGTCAATGATCTTTATGAAGGACAATTCTCTGTGTGGcagatacaagaaaaaaaaagaagacaacaGAGCTGACTGATTGAAGTTCTTATACAAGCTGGTAAAAATAACAGAGCAATACAAGAAGACATCTTAAAGCTGGTTTTCATTGAAGTactataaaaactaaaataactcAGTGAAGAATAcccaaacaattaaaaaaaatcttgcacTTAAGAGGATGCAAAatttcagtattacagaaatACTGTTACATACACAGATTGAATTTTAtacatttcaggtgaaaatacCAGAACACACCTGCCTTAGAGGTTCACAATATGataatatttttgtcattttcatgataaattacatttcaGTAAGCTATTCTGAGTATATTGTGAACGTCATCATTACTTAAAGCTACACCACATAAGAAatagggatttggagacctctctggtggaaatgtgtaattgcatgcaatgtacACATTTTGCAATGACAGTTCCGTGTCGGTGAACTTGGAGTACTGGAGTATAAAATTGAAAGCTAAAATTATATCTAAAAAATAGTAAGTTATATTGGCCAGTATTAATGCCTATTAGACTTGTTAGCCCCTTGAACTTGCCAGGTGCAAAACTGTTTATATCAGTTGTGCCCAACATAACGTAGCCCAAATAACTCAGTTACTTATTAACTACACAGCAAGCGATGCAAAGTTATTGGAGTGAGGAAAGGAAGCCTGGACCTAGTTGcagttaaggggttaatgagaATCCCCAAATTATTTTGTCACCATTAAGATCTATGAAAATCAGTCAGACAGTTTAAAATACCTAAGCGTTTCCTAATCTCACAGAAATTTAAAAGGTGTGTAGGTTTCGAATATAATGCCACCTGAGCATTCCCTGAGTAAACAGAGCTGCCGATGAGAGCGTTTCCCTCCCTCACCTGTCCAGCACCTCATCCAGAGGCTGGTAGGAGTTCTCATAACACTTTATCCTCTTCATGAAGTCCTCCACGGCCTGCTCTGTGTTGCAGTGGGTGTAGTCCGGGCTACCGAGCTTCACTTGCTGTGACAAGGAGACAAACACAAGTGACACAGAGAACAATATACAGCAACACAAGCCACTGCAGAATTAAGTTCAGCAATAATTACTTCATCTTTAGATTTGCATTGGATTTACTAAAGGAAGGCTAATGTAAAACTGTTTAGTAATTTCAAAAAGCATATGTGGTTCCTGACACTGTACGACACCACATGAACTATGTCCATTCTTTTGTATTTGTCTTAGCAGGGCTGCAAAAAAATAATCTTTTGATATTCGATTATTCATGTGAATCTGCGTCAATGCGGCCTGTAAATGTGAAGAGCTGTAATAATAAAGAGTTTGGCAATGTTCTGTTCCACCATGCAAACAGAATACGTGGTGGTTTGTTTAAACCCGTAATTTTAAGCTACAATAGGTAATAAGCAATGCCTAAAAATATGCATTATAATAGTTGAAGGAGCCAGATTTGAGTTTAAATTTACTTTCCTTGAGAGGTGCTTATTTTGATTTAGACTTGATAGCCATTCACTTGAGACTCTTATTTTGACATGATACACCACCAGTTAAGGTGGCGTCTTCATAAGGCACAGGTAGAGCCTCATAGCTTAGACATGGAAGACGCTGGGTACAAACAGGTTTTTATGCTTATGATTGTTGTTTAAAGCTTCCTGCTTAACCTTCTACAAATTCACCTTCATTTGTAATTTTGGAAATTTTGTACATGTGGAATATGcacttaaaattttaaaaatcgtTCATTTTGAACCTTTAAGCAATTTTCATTAAAcgcctgcctgcctgcccgCCTGCCCGCCTGCCGCCACCACTGAACACAAGCTTTGAGTAACTGTCTCAGCcctacttgttagctacattagtacATTAGTCTGGtatctccagtgcaaaactaaagaaagaaaacttcATACACTTGGCTAATCGACTACATTTGGAATAAAGGCAAAGTTTTGTAAATTTGATCTTCTGACCAACTTTTTCTTTAACGCTTCGCTTTAATGCTACTGAAAGAGAAGTACTGATACGCAC
This genomic interval from Pygocentrus nattereri isolate fPygNat1 chromosome 21, fPygNat1.pri, whole genome shotgun sequence contains the following:
- the pfkfb4a gene encoding 6-phosphofructo-2-kinase/fructose-2,6-bisphosphatase 4a isoform X3 — encoded protein: MRGAGRSNSTDPDRTVCMTNCPTLIVTVGLPARGKTYISKKLTRYLNWIGVPTKEFNVGQYRRECVKIYKSFEFFRPDNEEGLKIRKQCASAALNDVRQYLTEEGGQVAVFDATNTTRERRETINRFAEQNGFKVFFVESVCEDPDVIAENIVQVKLGSPDYTHCNTEQAVEDFMKRIKCYENSYQPLDEVLDRELSFIKIIDVGRRYLVNQVQDHIQSRIVYYLMNIHITPRSIYLCRHGESELNVRGRIGGDSGLTARGKEFARCLGQFMHKQGISDLKVWTSQMKRTIQTAEALGVPYEQWKALNEIDAGVCEELMYEEIQQRYPLEFALRDQDKYRYRYPKGESYEDLVQRLEPVIMELERQENVLVICHQAVMRCLLAYFLDKTAEELPYLKCPLHSVLKLTPVAYGCKVERISLKVEAVNTHRERPENVDVTRQPEEALLTVPAHH
- the pfkfb4a gene encoding 6-phosphofructo-2-kinase/fructose-2,6-bisphosphatase 4a isoform X2, translated to MSGMDDDIEPCGPTPSRELTQNPLKKIWMPCKNGLPERHIFQRKVCMTNCPTLIVTVGLPARGKTYISKKLTRYLNWIGVPTKEFNVGQYRRECVKIYKSFEFFRPDNEEGLKIRKQCASAALNDVRQYLTEEGGQVAVFDATNTTRERRETINRFAEQNGFKVFFVESVCEDPDVIAENIVQVKLGSPDYTHCNTEQAVEDFMKRIKCYENSYQPLDEVLDRELSFIKIIDVGRRYLVNQVQDHIQSRIVYYLMNIHITPRSIYLCRHGESELNVRGRIGGDSGLTARGKEFARCLGQFMHKQGISDLKVWTSQMKRTIQTAEALGVPYEQWKALNEIDAGVCEELMYEEIQQRYPLEFALRDQDKYRYRYPKGESYEDLVQRLEPVIMELERQENVLVICHQAVMRCLLAYFLDKTAEELPYLKCPLHSVLKLTPVAYGCKVERISLKVEAVNTHRERPENVNVHRTAEDALQTVPAHL
- the pfkfb4a gene encoding 6-phosphofructo-2-kinase/fructose-2,6-bisphosphatase 4a isoform X1, whose amino-acid sequence is MSGMDDDIEPCGPTPSRELTQNPLKKIWMPCKNGLPERHIFQRKVCMTNCPTLIVTVGLPARGKTYISKKLTRYLNWIGVPTKEFNVGQYRRECVKIYKSFEFFRPDNEEGLKIRKQCASAALNDVRQYLTEEGGQVAVFDATNTTRERRETINRFAEQNGFKVFFVESVCEDPDVIAENIVQVKLGSPDYTHCNTEQAVEDFMKRIKCYENSYQPLDEVLDRELSFIKIIDVGRRYLVNQVQDHIQSRIVYYLMNIHITPRSIYLCRHGESELNVRGRIGGDSGLTARGKEFARCLGQFMHKQGISDLKVWTSQMKRTIQTAEALGVPYEQWKALNEIDAGVCEELMYEEIQQRYPLEFALRDQDKYRYRYPKGESYEDLVQRLEPVIMELERQENVLVICHQAVMRCLLAYFLDKTAEELPYLKCPLHSVLKLTPVAYGCKVERISLKVEAVNTHRERPENVDVTRQPEEALLTVPAHH